The Toxoplasma gondii ME49 chromosome XII, whole genome shotgun sequence genome includes a region encoding these proteins:
- a CDS encoding hypothetical protein (encoded by transcript TGME49_246740) yields MSDLAKTPESAGPSPWVEAATASRASLRGCSSGQAKDPSASHLQQSEPAFSPGSKSFVDKEVYEYIPDPALSFAPQNSEADEVTRSSSRAFKGRRNDIDDESLEPSVAFETFRGKTYKTTQFNQGFAKQPSMHARKTRALRDRDFSADFDGCSARKGAPQDNLNHGASMSIFEMGNTCFETPLGRLQRLRMEVEEMLDFVSSFIVRENVEEGKTDTEKAAGGDPSSASKPTYTQKILTSEEKQTLLFGREPLSLMSDLDCLRMQILSVMNDPSLQRLFAGVEPTTGKKSGTQLLLQHLSQVKMNLQAVAGACASKPEDAGEKSAGVSSAEKTESGEPQADAAEKQSVSGAGQSEAAPGITQYDIYCVPSLKPLLDSGRVATLERRLAQVEGRIGMSNISLLPFSDLQQAVTTISQKLSLLDQNKVEQLQKRTQTLLHELHALQHRRREIDFSSVHAEGKRTEGTDEGLKPPLASRNPQRDDQRVEEMFDLCERWKGTAAALPSVVERLQALKTLHQEAGGLSVRLGVLEEQQGELQSLLAAAEANVESLQHTVMETVSWARSTVEALQWRLQRLGFAEEKSNDVKSETDTQ; encoded by the exons ATGTCGGACCTTGCTAAGACTCCAGAGTCTGCTGGACCTTCGCCGTGGGTGGAGGCCGCGACCGCgtcgcgcgcgtctctccgcggCTGTTCCTCAGGGCAGGCGAAGGATCCTTCGGCCTCACACCTGCAGCAGTCGGAGCCTGCGTTCTCTCCGGGATCCAAGTCGTTTGTCGACAAGGAAGTCTACGAGTACATTCCAGATCCTGCACTTTCGTTCGCGCCCCAGAACTCGGAGGCGGACGAAGTCACGAGGTCCAGCTCGCGAGCCTTCAAGGGGCGCAGAAACGACATCGACGACGAGAGCCTCGAGCCTAGCGTCGCCTTCGAAACCTTCAGAGGCAAGACTTACAAAACGACTCAGTTCAACCAAGGCTTCGCCAAGCAGCcttcgatgcatgcgcggaaaACTCGCGCGCTCCGCGACAGAGATTTCTCCGCCGACTTCGACGGCTGCTCTGCCCGGAAGGGAGCTCCGCAAGACAACTTGAATCACGGCGCGTCG ATGTCGATCTTTGAGATGGGGAACACATGCTTCGAGACGCCCCTGGGGCGCCTGCAGCGTTTGCGAATGGAGGTGGAGGAAATGCTGGATTTCGTTTCTTCATTCATCGTGAGAGAAAAcgtggaagaaggaaaaacagacacggAGAAAGCCGCGGGAGGCGACCCAAGCTCTGCCTCGAAGCCGACGTACACGCAGAAAATTCTGACGtctgaggaaaaacagacgcttctcttcggtcgagagcctctctctctcatgaGCGACCTCGACtgcctgcgcatgcag ATTCTGAGCGTGATGAACGATCCGTCGCTTCAGCGGCTTTTCGCGGGAGTGGAACCCacgacggggaagaagagtggaacTCAACTTCTTCTGCAGCATCTTTCTCAAGTGAAGATGAATTTGCAAGCCGTCGCCGGTGCATGTGCGTCGAAGCctgaagacgcaggcgagaaaTCCGCCGGTGTCTCGAGCGCAG agaaaactgAGAGCGGTGAACCACAGGCAGACGCGGCGGAGAAGCAAAGTGTTTCCGGCGCAGGACAGTCAGAAGCTGCTCCAGGGATAACCCAGTACGACATCTActgcgttccttctctcaagCCTTTGCTCGACAGTGGACG AGTGGCGACGCTGGAGAGGCGCTTAGCACAGGTGGAAGGTCGCATCGGGATGAGCAACATCAGCCTGTTGCCCTTCTCAGATCTGCAGCAAGCCGTGACGACAATTTCGCAGAAACTTTCTCTGCTGGATCAGAACAAAGTGGAACAGCTGCAGAAGCGGACACAA ACTCTTCTGcacgaactgcatgcgctgcagcACCGGCGTCGAGAGATCGACTTTTCGAGTGTCCACGCAGAGGGGAAGCGTACAGAGGGGACGGACGAAGGTCTGAAGCCGCCCTTGGCATCGCGAAATCCCCAGAGAGACGATCAACGCGTGGAGGAAATGTTCGATCTCTGCGAAAGATGGAAAGGTACTGCGGCGGCCCTGCCCTCTGTCGTCGAAAGACTGCAGGCACTCAAAACGCTCCACCAAGAAGCGGGAGGCCTCTCCGTTCGACTCGgag TTTTGGAGGAGCAACAGGGTGAGCTTCAGTCGCTGTTGGCTGCTGCGGAAGCGAACGTGGAGAGTCTGCAGCACACCGTGATGGAGACCGTCTCCTGGGCTCGCAGTACGGTAGAGGCACTGCAGTGGAGACTGCAGAGACTTGGATTTGCTGAGGAGAAGAGCAACGATGTAAAATCAGAAACTGATACCCAGTGA
- a CDS encoding hypothetical protein (encoded by transcript TGME49_246750~Predicted trans-membrane domain (TMHMM2.0):331-354:363-383:389-412:421-444), whose translation MDEKESLSGTRASTDTAGNSTSSESADEVETVATMATAADALSCVSPSPLPSVAAFQTAACPASPQRGALSASLAGRSAAADGSSFSLPKLISNRSEAHRARLQRGIGLATRSPERPVNHTTQVPVASSPSASARLPAAESLAHSPAVAGLEGSVRITASVPTPRRVVLETRQETQTPRGASNLECGNGSLCRSPTVYGLLASACDTSGVETRRLLETPDGARRPSQDSTDDREFSPCGGEGKQSFFGCGRKSQAALHLLEHGRDLEALAHRSCHSDDFDSDDDTLASRRDGRPSFRDVRSASAVQSRDQETPQRATWSLSKGIHATLLRRLAVIFTFVAVVSCWGVMDVWIAALTEEESVSELIYYGGLTGISVAMTIAVQICATPDNSLVFVLSAILSFLAAVGGWGFLNAVVFFAAGDSIVFQMFYFFCFFAVAVAFIVFYMCFVDPEYSIDVVGAVM comes from the exons atggacgagaaggagagtcTTTCAGGGACTCGAGCAAGCACAGACACTGCTGGAAATTCCACCTCGAGCGAAAGCGCGGATGAGGTCGAGACAGTTGCCACGATGGCCACTGCAGCAGACGCCCTttcttgcgtttctccttctcctctgccttccgTCGCGGCGTTCCAGACCGCTGCATGCCCCGCTAGTCCCCAGCGAGGCGCTCTTTCCGCGTCGCTTGCTGGGCGCTCCGCGGCTGCAGAcggctcttctttttccctccCGAAGCTGATCTCGAACCGGAGCGAGGCTCACCGCGCGCGCCTCCAACGGGGCATTGGCCTCGCGACTCGCTCTCCCGAGCGTCCGGTGAACCACACCACTCAGGTACCTGtggcgtcttctccctcggcttctgcgcGACTTCCTGCTGCAGAGTCGCTCGCGCACAGTCCCGCCGTCGCAGGCCTGGAAGGAAGCGTCCGAATCACGGCCTCTGTCCCGACGCCCCGCAGGGTGGTCCTGGAGAcgaggcaggagacgcaAACGCCTCGCGGTGCCTCAAACTTGGAATGTGGAAACGGAAGTCTCTGCAGGAGTCCCACCGTCTACGGCCTGCTGGCAAGTGCATGCGACACGTCTGGCGTGGAGACCAGACGTTTGCTGGAGACGCCGGACGGGGCGCGGCGACCTTCCCAAGACTCCACAGACGACCGAGAGTTCTCGCCCTGCGGCGGCGAGGGGAAACAGAGCTTCTTTGGATGTGGGCGCAAGTCGCAAGCTGCTCTCCACTTGCTCGAACATGGCAGAGACCTGGAAGCGCTGGCGCACAGGAGCTGCCACTCTGACGACTtcgacagcgacgacgacACTCTGGCGTCGAGACGAGATGGCAGGCCTTCTTTCAGGGACGTCCGCAGCGCAAGCGCCGTCCAGTCGCGGGATCAGGAGACACCGCAGCGCGCGACCTGGAGTCTGTCAAAGGGCATTCACGCCACCCTCCTCCGAAGACTTG CCGTCATCTTCACCTTCGTTGCGGTTGTCTCCTGCTGGGGTGTCATG GATGTGTGGATCGCTGCGTTGACCGAAGAAGAGTCTGTCAGCGAACTCATCTATTACGGCGGTTTGACCGGAATCTCAGTTGCCATGACAATTGCCGTTCAGATCTGCGCAACCCCAGACAATTCCTTAGTCTTCGTTCTGT ctgccattctctctttcttggcTGCCGTTGGAGGCTGGGGATTCTTG AACGcagttgtcttcttcgcggccgGAGACAGTATCGTTTTTCAGATGTTCtactttttctgtttctttgcgGTCGCCGTCGCTTTCATCGTCTTCTATATGTGCTTTGTCGACCCCGAATATAGTATCGACGTTGTCGGTGCTGTCATGTAA